The Sinomonas sp. P10A9 genome includes a window with the following:
- a CDS encoding DUF3046 domain-containing protein has translation MRNSDFWRLMDDEFGSGYAHVLASSAVLAAVGGRTAEEALKAGVHPRSVWLAVCDLQDVPAERRLGQDRPLKD, from the coding sequence GTGCGGAACAGTGACTTCTGGCGGCTCATGGATGACGAATTCGGCTCGGGCTATGCCCACGTGCTCGCGTCCTCCGCCGTCTTGGCAGCGGTCGGAGGCCGTACCGCCGAGGAGGCACTCAAGGCGGGCGTCCACCCGCGCAGTGTGTGGCTCGCGGTGTGCGATCTCCAGGATGTCCCGGCAGAGCGCCGTCTCGGCCAGGACCGGCCCCTCAAGGATTGA
- a CDS encoding regulatory protein RecX, protein MAERRRRQAAPPPEQDPEANPESVARAILLRQLTLGPRSRLQLERKLRERNVPDEVSATLLERFEDVGLVDDAEFARMWVRSRGEMKSLGRGALRRELNEKGIKGDVAEDALDELTPEAEEAAARSLLARRARPFDRRDPAARDKELRRLVGMLARKGHAPGFAFRLAAEALDVDADGDDAGPSPG, encoded by the coding sequence GTGGCAGAGCGACGGCGCCGTCAGGCAGCCCCACCGCCCGAGCAGGATCCCGAGGCCAACCCAGAGTCCGTGGCCCGGGCCATCCTGCTCCGGCAACTCACCCTCGGCCCGCGCAGCCGTCTCCAGCTGGAGCGCAAGCTGCGCGAGCGAAATGTGCCCGACGAGGTCTCCGCCACGTTGCTCGAGCGGTTCGAAGACGTCGGACTCGTGGACGATGCCGAATTTGCACGGATGTGGGTGCGCTCGCGCGGAGAGATGAAGTCGCTCGGCCGTGGTGCGCTGCGGCGGGAGCTGAACGAGAAGGGCATCAAGGGCGACGTGGCCGAGGATGCCCTCGACGAGCTGACCCCCGAAGCTGAGGAGGCGGCTGCGAGGAGTCTTCTGGCCCGGCGGGCCCGTCCGTTCGACCGACGGGATCCTGCCGCGCGCGACAAGGAGCTCCGCCGGCTCGTGGGCATGCTGGCCAGGAAGGGCCATGCACCCGGCTTCGCGTTCCGGCTGGCGGCCGAGGCGCTCGACGTGGACGCCGACGGCGACGACGCTGGGCCGTCTCCTGGGTGA
- the recA gene encoding recombinase RecA: MAASSTPERQKALEAALAQIDKQFGKGSIMRLGDDTRAPIEVIPTGSIALDVALGIGGLPRGRVVEIYGPESSGKTTVALHAVANAQRAGGIAAFIDAEHALDPEYAAKLGVDTDALLVSQPDTGEQALEIMDMLVGSGSIDIVVIDSVAALVPRAEIEGEMGDSHVGLQARLMSQALRKVTGRLNQTKTTAIFINQLREKIGVFFGSPETTTGGKALKFYASVRIDVRRIQTLKEGADSVGNRTKAKIVKNKMAPPFKVAEFDIIYGQGISREGGIIDMGVEHGIIKKSGSWFTYDGDQLGQGMENSRRFLRDNPELAEELERLIKEKLGVGVHKEADEEKPRLKAVDGE; encoded by the coding sequence ATGGCAGCATCATCGACGCCGGAGCGCCAGAAGGCACTCGAGGCGGCACTCGCCCAGATCGACAAGCAGTTCGGCAAGGGCTCGATCATGCGTCTCGGGGATGACACCCGCGCGCCGATCGAGGTCATCCCCACCGGCTCCATCGCGCTCGACGTCGCGCTCGGCATCGGGGGCCTCCCGCGAGGCCGCGTCGTCGAGATCTATGGACCTGAATCTTCGGGTAAGACGACCGTCGCGCTCCATGCGGTGGCCAATGCGCAGCGGGCCGGCGGGATCGCGGCCTTCATCGACGCCGAGCACGCCCTTGATCCGGAGTACGCGGCCAAGCTCGGCGTGGACACCGATGCGCTGCTCGTCTCCCAGCCGGACACAGGTGAGCAGGCGCTCGAGATCATGGACATGCTGGTGGGCTCGGGCTCTATCGACATCGTCGTGATCGACTCCGTTGCGGCCCTCGTGCCACGCGCCGAGATCGAGGGCGAGATGGGGGACAGCCACGTCGGCCTTCAGGCCCGGCTCATGAGCCAGGCCCTCCGCAAGGTCACAGGCCGGCTCAACCAGACCAAGACCACCGCGATCTTCATCAACCAGCTCCGCGAGAAGATCGGCGTCTTCTTCGGCTCCCCGGAGACCACGACCGGCGGCAAGGCGCTCAAGTTCTACGCCTCAGTCCGCATCGACGTCCGCCGGATCCAGACGCTCAAGGAAGGCGCCGACTCGGTCGGCAACCGCACCAAGGCCAAGATCGTCAAGAACAAGATGGCCCCGCCCTTCAAGGTGGCGGAGTTCGACATCATCTACGGCCAGGGGATCTCCCGCGAGGGGGGCATCATCGACATGGGCGTCGAGCACGGCATCATCAAGAAGTCCGGCTCGTGGTTCACGTACGACGGCGACCAGCTCGGTCAGGGCATGGAGAACTCCCGCCGCTTCCTGCGTGACAACCCTGAGCTCGCTGAGGAGCTCGAACGGCTCATCAAGGAGAAGCTCGGTGTGGGGGTCCACAAGGAAGCCGACGAGGAGAAGCCGCGCCTGAAGGCTGTCGACGGGGAATAG
- a CDS encoding lytic transglycosylase domain-containing protein → MRSGRKFVVGRRFGSIRSALVVAVSLACVAPAGLSTAVADDGPPSGYPTWADVQAAKASVDSTKAETDRIGSLLTAVEATASDASAKAVAAGAASAKAAQAVKDQEHVVAVLDQEAAKRAGERDVAQRAAGQLAADSYMGGAPTGPIETLAILGQQDGLGRLQTLQVLGDQTAQAVTDYRVAANAATAAEDTAKAAKDALDDLAAAAAQRLSEARDAQKHAQDVVAQTQQHEDTLLAQLADLKGSSASVEQGFREGQAAQAAYEAAQEAKRRAAEEAAALRAQQLAQQQQQALAQQQEAARQRAQAPAQHTGAAGAASSVAAAPAAPVAAPVVAPLAAAPLPAVSPGAGVVNDPAGARAYASGQLGGYGWGSGEYGCLVKLWNQESSWMTDATNPSSGAYGIAQALPPSKYSTAGSDWLTNYRTQINWGLGYIANRYGSPCNAWAHEVSYNWY, encoded by the coding sequence GTGCGATCTGGGCGGAAGTTCGTGGTGGGCCGGCGTTTCGGCTCTATCCGCTCTGCGCTGGTCGTAGCTGTTTCACTCGCATGCGTTGCCCCCGCCGGGCTGTCGACTGCCGTCGCCGACGATGGTCCGCCCTCGGGCTACCCGACGTGGGCCGACGTCCAGGCGGCCAAGGCCAGCGTCGACTCCACCAAGGCGGAGACGGACAGGATCGGCTCTCTCCTGACAGCGGTCGAGGCGACCGCGTCGGACGCCTCGGCCAAGGCAGTCGCTGCTGGAGCGGCCTCGGCAAAGGCAGCACAGGCGGTGAAGGACCAGGAACACGTCGTCGCCGTGCTCGATCAGGAAGCGGCCAAGCGTGCCGGGGAGCGGGACGTCGCCCAGCGCGCCGCCGGGCAGCTTGCTGCTGACTCCTACATGGGCGGAGCGCCCACCGGCCCTATAGAAACCCTCGCCATCCTGGGCCAGCAGGACGGCCTGGGCCGGCTCCAGACCCTTCAGGTCCTCGGCGACCAGACGGCTCAAGCCGTGACCGACTACCGCGTTGCGGCGAATGCGGCTACGGCGGCCGAGGACACGGCGAAGGCTGCCAAGGATGCGCTGGACGACCTCGCCGCAGCCGCTGCCCAGCGTCTCAGTGAAGCCCGGGACGCGCAGAAGCATGCCCAAGATGTCGTGGCCCAGACCCAGCAGCACGAGGACACGCTTCTGGCCCAGCTGGCCGACCTCAAGGGAAGCTCGGCATCGGTCGAGCAGGGTTTCCGGGAGGGCCAGGCCGCGCAGGCTGCCTATGAAGCGGCCCAGGAAGCGAAACGGCGCGCCGCCGAGGAGGCCGCAGCGCTGCGCGCCCAGCAACTCGCCCAGCAGCAGCAACAGGCGCTCGCACAGCAGCAGGAAGCGGCCCGGCAGCGTGCTCAGGCGCCCGCGCAGCACACTGGAGCCGCAGGTGCTGCGAGTTCTGTCGCGGCGGCCCCGGCCGCCCCAGTGGCGGCGCCTGTGGTGGCGCCTCTGGCCGCTGCGCCGCTTCCCGCTGTGAGCCCGGGTGCCGGTGTCGTCAATGACCCGGCCGGGGCACGGGCCTACGCTTCGGGCCAGCTAGGGGGGTACGGCTGGGGCAGCGGAGAGTATGGGTGCCTCGTCAAGCTCTGGAACCAGGAGTCGAGCTGGATGACGGACGCTACCAATCCGTCCAGCGGCGCCTACGGAATCGCCCAGGCGCTTCCGCCCTCCAAGTACTCGACGGCCGGCAGCGATTGGCTCACGAACTATCGCACCCAGATCAACTGGGGCCTGGGCTACATCGCGAACCGCTATGGCAGCCCGTGCAACGCGTGGGCGCACGAAGTCTCGTACAACTGGTACTGA
- a CDS encoding MarR family winged helix-turn-helix transcriptional regulator, with the protein MPAPRVSGEFDDALGDVEQQLGVFWRRSRAASLGLSRDLHPDLDPAAYGLLTILDREGPQRVTDLAATVGVGKPTVSRQIALLEEIGLVAKDADPRDGRAQQVTLTPTGRSHIEELKGRRHEFFADRLASWDPDELAELARYLRRLNEAFGPRR; encoded by the coding sequence ATGCCCGCCCCACGCGTGTCCGGTGAGTTCGATGATGCCCTCGGCGACGTCGAACAGCAGCTCGGCGTCTTCTGGCGGCGAAGCCGCGCGGCCTCTCTCGGCCTCTCCCGCGATCTGCATCCTGACCTCGACCCCGCGGCGTACGGGCTGCTGACCATCCTCGACCGGGAGGGCCCGCAGCGCGTGACGGACCTTGCCGCGACCGTGGGCGTTGGGAAGCCCACTGTGAGCCGGCAGATCGCCTTGTTGGAGGAGATCGGACTTGTGGCCAAGGACGCCGATCCCCGCGACGGCCGCGCCCAGCAGGTCACCCTCACGCCCACTGGCCGGAGTCACATCGAGGAGCTCAAGGGGCGCCGCCACGAGTTCTTCGCCGACCGGCTCGCATCATGGGATCCGGATGAGCTCGCCGAGCTCGCCCGCTATCTCCGCCGGCTCAACGAGGCCTTCGGTCCCCGCCGTTGA